From a single Streptomyces sp. NBC_00377 genomic region:
- a CDS encoding dienelactone hydrolase family protein codes for MNIMLFHSTYGLRPAVRAAADRLRAAGHEVRTPDLFGGRTFDTVEEGMAYNEEIGKDELLKRAVLAAAPYSERGLVYAGFSLGASVAQTLALGDAKARGLLLLHGTSDLAPNVSVDGLPVQLHVAEPDPFETDDWLSAWYLQMGRAGADVEVYRYAGAGHLYTDPELPDYDEEAAEATWRVAAGFLETL; via the coding sequence ATGAACATCATGCTCTTTCACTCGACCTACGGTCTGCGGCCCGCGGTGCGCGCCGCGGCGGACCGGCTGCGTGCCGCCGGGCACGAGGTCCGGACGCCGGACCTCTTCGGGGGGCGCACGTTCGACACGGTCGAGGAGGGCATGGCGTACAACGAGGAGATCGGCAAGGACGAGCTGCTGAAGAGGGCGGTCCTGGCGGCCGCGCCCTACTCCGAGCGCGGGCTGGTGTACGCCGGGTTCTCGCTCGGCGCGTCGGTCGCGCAGACCCTCGCCCTCGGCGACGCGAAGGCGCGTGGTCTGCTCCTCCTGCACGGCACCTCGGACCTGGCGCCGAACGTCTCGGTGGACGGCCTCCCGGTGCAGCTGCATGTCGCGGAGCCGGATCCGTTCGAGACGGACGACTGGCTGAGCGCCTGGTACCTCCAGATGGGCAGAGCGGGCGCCGATGTGGAGGTCTACCGGTACGCGGGTGCCGGGCACCTGTACACCGACCCCGAGCTGCCCGACTACGACGAGGAGGCGGCCGAGGCCACCTGGCGGGTGGCGGCCGGCTTCCTCGAGACGCTGTAG
- a CDS encoding alkaline phosphatase D family protein, which produces MTSRYRSSEAPQGPNSLSPRRRTVVKAAAATAVLAGPLAAALPARAAADTPAFLHGVASGDPLPDGVLLWTRVTPGPEAIPGSGLGPDTEVGWVVATDRGLTNIVAKGSVTATAATDHTVKADVRGLAPATDYYFRFSAGGTDSPAARTRTAPAADATVTGLRFGVVSCANWEAGYFSSYRHLAARGDLDAWLHLGDYIYEYGTGEYGTRGTVVRQTAPTHEILTLADYRIRHGKYKTDPDLQALHAKAPVVAIWDDHEFANDTWSGGAENHTEGTEGAWPARQAAAKQAYFEWMPVRPAIAGTTYRRLRFGKLADLSLLDLRSFRSQQVAVGKGAVDDPERTITGRAQLDWLKSGLKASDTAWRLVGNSVMISPFAIGSLSADLLKPLAKLLGLPQEGLGLNTDQWDGYTDDRRELLAHLRSNAIRNTVFLTGDIHMAWANDVPVDAGTYPLSASAATEFVVTSVTSDNLDDIVKVPEGTLTAIASPIIRAANRHVHFVDTDRHGYGVLDITAERAQMDYYVLSDRANPKATSAWSRSYRTLSGTQKVERTYDPV; this is translated from the coding sequence GGACACTCCGGCCTTCCTGCACGGTGTCGCCTCGGGCGACCCGCTGCCCGACGGTGTCCTGCTGTGGACCCGGGTGACGCCCGGCCCCGAGGCGATACCCGGCTCCGGGCTCGGCCCGGACACCGAGGTGGGCTGGGTCGTCGCCACGGACAGGGGCCTGACGAACATCGTCGCCAAGGGCTCCGTCACCGCGACCGCCGCGACCGACCACACGGTCAAGGCCGACGTCCGCGGCCTGGCGCCCGCCACCGACTACTACTTCCGCTTCTCGGCCGGCGGCACGGACTCCCCGGCGGCGCGTACCCGCACCGCGCCGGCGGCGGACGCCACCGTGACCGGCCTGCGCTTCGGCGTGGTCTCCTGTGCGAACTGGGAGGCCGGCTACTTCTCCTCGTACCGTCACCTCGCGGCCCGCGGCGACCTGGACGCCTGGCTGCACCTCGGCGACTACATCTACGAGTACGGCACCGGCGAGTACGGGACGCGCGGGACCGTCGTACGGCAGACGGCGCCCACCCACGAGATCCTCACCCTCGCCGACTACCGGATCCGGCACGGCAAGTACAAGACCGACCCCGACCTCCAGGCCCTGCACGCGAAGGCGCCGGTCGTCGCGATCTGGGACGACCACGAGTTCGCCAACGACACCTGGTCGGGCGGCGCCGAGAACCACACCGAGGGAACCGAGGGCGCCTGGCCGGCCCGTCAGGCGGCCGCCAAGCAGGCCTACTTCGAGTGGATGCCGGTCCGTCCGGCCATCGCCGGCACCACCTACCGCAGGCTGCGCTTCGGGAAACTCGCCGATCTGTCCCTGCTGGACCTGCGGTCCTTCCGCTCGCAGCAGGTCGCCGTCGGCAAGGGCGCCGTGGACGACCCGGAGCGCACGATCACCGGCCGCGCCCAGCTCGACTGGCTGAAGTCCGGACTGAAGGCGTCCGACACGGCCTGGCGGCTGGTCGGCAACTCGGTGATGATCTCGCCGTTCGCGATCGGCTCGCTCTCCGCCGACCTGCTCAAGCCGCTCGCCAAGCTGCTCGGTCTGCCGCAGGAGGGCCTCGGCCTCAACACCGACCAGTGGGACGGCTACACCGACGACCGCCGCGAGCTCCTCGCCCATCTGCGCTCGAACGCCATCCGCAACACCGTCTTCCTGACCGGTGACATCCACATGGCGTGGGCCAACGACGTGCCGGTGGACGCCGGGACGTACCCGCTGTCGGCCTCGGCGGCGACGGAGTTCGTGGTCACCTCGGTGACCTCCGACAACCTCGACGACATCGTGAAGGTCCCCGAGGGCACGCTCACCGCGATCGCCTCCCCGATCATCCGGGCCGCGAACCGGCACGTCCACTTCGTCGACACCGACCGCCACGGCTACGGCGTCCTGGACATCACCGCCGAGCGCGCGCAGATGGACTACTACGTTCTGTCGGACCGCGCGAATCCGAAGGCGACCTCGGCCTGGTCCCGTTCGTACCGCACGCTCAGCGGCACACAGAAGGTCGAGCGCACCTACGACCCGGTGTAG